From one Aspergillus fumigatus Af293 chromosome 8, whole genome shotgun sequence genomic stretch:
- a CDS encoding transcriptional regulator SIN3 — MQHPSPQSLNRERERDSRERELIERQRQQEEMVHREREQREREREQLERQQLERQREQQHHPVQSHTGSIPLHQPVASKVPNSIHGPNGLLSNLGSNPPNGPQGAMQPSGAPGGLYGSQMQHGEGTPRTYMQHPAGPPGQPMMFNGSGGPIPGNVAALAQGQQPILNVKVRFVDQPDVYNRFLDIMKDFKSQAIDTPGVIQRVSTLFNGHPALIQGFNTFLPPGYRIECGTEDNPDAIRVTTPSGTNTLNMPRPRPSMDPAGDMGPAGGMGSHGRTDYYEQARPGWQQQPQGQQQQGNLPASYSPGSRMMGPGMFGQGAQGQPQDHHFDYPTQQEQQAAAGAAAMAHQQDQRGVSQLQGAAAASAAMGRAGMMQVSPASAQASGMNQPMNSLAGIGSGMLQGSQADLNKRGPVEFNHAISYVNKIKNRFASAPEIYKQFLEILQTYQRESKPIQDVYAQVTQLFNTAPDLLEDFKQFLPESAAHAKQQAAARQAEESIPISNVRGEPGYPSAGGLPSQTPGRDMKMPPLGQFNVKDSAKDGKKRRGGPGAPSTMTSSISGPSAGAEAARVADAQAGRPSALQTSNANKRAKVHHTKPSQTDVPAVSPTLIPALPEPIQPTQTMTPSQEEFAFFDRVKKYIGNKSMFNEFLKLCNLYSTDLIDRNVLIKKAAGYIGSNPELMAWFKRFMHIDEPEDKVIETKPKQESGVVNLSHCRSLGPSYRLLPKRERQKPCSGRDQLCYSVLNDEWASHPTWESEDSGFVAHRKNQFEDALHRIEEDRHDYDHHIEACTRTIQLIEPIVQQFLVMSEAERAAFKLPPGLGGQSEAIYQRVIKKVYDRQRGARIIREMFERPCHVLPIVLFRLKQKCEEWKASQREWDKVWREQTQKAYWRSLDHQAIASKATDKKLFVAKHIQNEIQSKFEDARGLRKSGFKVPRHQFEFTFDDPAVIIDATQLLLLFIDRNSAGFGADPSKVMAFIKDFVPIFYGMDRDTFHMYMNEISSDAPSGEDGDDESLAAEDASTWRNRRGVNAKKMDLLRDVLERRSEKANRSDKDRNTPASRDGTPDAVLVPSTPVPEPAEAFDVAELKWMEHPGQGNFNLQREYALNESYVKKVHHLYANLNIYCFFRTFEILYSRLLRIKMHEKDAHEHVRRALIPKPARDLGLIDKLPTDFFYDCDPKANLYQQIVRMCEEVIKGDMDASHLEETLRRYYLRSGYQLYNLEKMFAGIAKFAGSIFNGDSKDRSADIINLFFKERDREETTHNQEIQYRKQVERLVKDGDIYRITYNPQTKKTTVQLLTPEDATLENEELNQEARWSYYVSAYTMRDPTEGVPFSQMRMPFLKRNLPPKLEQEEEYNRYYRPLVHQDGLIIRICANSYHILYEPGSCDWWWRPKALSEESPEDIAKEEAAVKERRRDRFMEKFVNNPSWAQGLSKDQVDESNQRFRSWIRGPESEKEKEKASVGATEEAGFEKKADNEDAEMPDADPTAPESKEQ; from the exons ATGCAACACCCTTCTCCCCAGTCCCTCAACCGAGAGCGCGAGCGAGATTCAAGAGAACGCGAGTTGATCGAAAGACAGCGACAACAGGAGGAAATGGTCCATAGAGAACGTGAACAGCGTGAGCGTGAACGCGAGCAGTTGGAACGCCAGCAACTCGAGCGTCAACgtgagcagcagcatcatcctgTACAGAGTCATACTGGTTCGATTCCCCTACATCAACCAGTGGCGTCGAAAGTGCCAAATTCCATTCACGGGCCCAATGGGCTTTTGTCTAATCTAGGGTCAAATCCACCAAACGGCCCCCAAGGCGCTATGCAACCGTCTGGGGCCCCTGGTGGTCTCTATGGCTCTCAGATGCAGCATGGAGAGGGCACTCCCCGGACCTATATGCAGCACCCAGCTGGCCCACCTGGACAACCCATGATGTTCAACGGCTCGGGTGGCCCAATTCCTGGAAACGTTGCAGCTCTCGCGCAAGGACAGCAACCCATCCTAAAT GTCAAGGTTCGTTTTGTGGACCAACCTGACGTCTACAATCGCTTTCTTGATATAATGAAAGATTTCAAGAGCCAAGC GATTGATACTCCGGGAGTCATTCAGCGCGTCTCCACCCTTTTTAATGGGCATCCCGCTTTGATCCAAGGATTCAACACGTTTTTGCCGCCAGGCTACCGCATAGAGTGTGGAACAGAAGACAATCCAGATGCGATCCGGGTGACCACCCCTTCAGGCACGAATACTTTGAATATGCCCCGCCCCCGCCCTTCAATGGACCCGGCGGGAGACATGGGACCCGCTGGTGGCATGGGCTCACATGGACGTACTGACTACTACGAGCAAGCACGACCTGGTTGgcaacagcagccgcaggGTCAGCAACAACAAGGAAATCTTCCAGCCTCGTACTCCCCAGGGTCTCGAATGATGGGCCCTGGCATGTTCGGACAAGGCGCACAAGGTCAACCTCAAGATCATCACTTTGACTACCCAACCCAACAAGAGCAGCAAGCTGCAGCGGGTGCCGCAGCAATGGCTCACCAGCAAGACCAACGTGGTGTCTCACAACTTCAGGGCGCCGCAGCCGCGTCCGCTGCGATGGGCCGAGCTGGAATGATGCAGgtgtctcctgcttctgcgCAAGCCTCCGGTATGAACCAGCCCATGAACAGTCTGGCTGGCATTGGTTCAGGTATGTTGCAGGGCAGCCAGGCGGACTTGAACAAGCGCGGGCCAGTGGAGTTCAACCATGCAATCAGCTATGTGAACAAGATCAAG AATCGCTTCGCCAGTGCACCTGAGATCTACAAGCAGTTTCTTGAAATCTTGCAGACATATCAACGCGAATCGAAACCGATTCAGGATGTCTACGCTCAGGTAACCCAGTTGTTCAATACCGCGCCAGATTTGCTGGAAGACTTCAAACAGTTCCTTCCCGAATCTGCTGCACACGCCAAGCAGCAAGCCGCTGCTCGtcaagctgaagaatcgATTCCTATCAGCAATGTGCGAGGAGAACCCGGCTATCCAAGCGCGGGCGGCCTACCGTCACAGACGCCCGGTCGGGATATGAAAATGCCGCCCTTGGGTCAGTTCAATGTCAAGGACTCTGCCAAGGACGGAAAGAAACGCAGGGGTGGTCCTGGCGCTCCTTCGACGATGACCTCTTCGATTTCTGGCCCCTCCGCGGGCGCTGAGGCCGCTAGGGTGGCAGATGCCCAGGCTGGTCGTCCTTCAGCCCTTCAGACCAGCAACGCCAACAAG AGAGCGAAAGTGCACCATACCAAACCATCCCAAACAGACGTTCCTGCTGTTTCTCCGACGCTCATACCCGCTCTTCCTGAGCCCATACAGCCCACCCAGACGATGACGCCCAGCCAAGAAGAGTTTGCCTTTTTTGATCGAGTCAAAAAGTACATTGGGAACAAGTCAATGTTCAACGAGTTCCTCAAACTGTGTAACTTGTACTCTACCGACCTCATTGACAGGAATGTCCTGATCAAGAAAGCCGCTGGGTATATTGGCTCGAATCCGGAGCTAATGGCCTGGTTTAAGCGTTTCATGCACATTGATGAACCCGAAGACAAGGTCATTGAGACAAAGCCCAAACAGGAGTCTGGTGTTGTGAACCTGTCGCACTGCCGTTCCCTTGGACCCAGTTACCGTCTCCTTCCGAAGCGTGAGCGCCAGAAGCCCTGCAGTGGTCGCGACCAACTGTGCTACAGTGTTCTCAATGACGAATGGGCGTCCCATCCCACTTGGGAGTCTGAAGACTCTGGCTTCGTGGCTCACCGCAAGAATCAGTTTGAAGATGCCCTGCACCGTATTGAAGAGGACCGGCATGATTACGACCACCATATCGAGGCTTGTACTCGCACAATTCAGCTCATTGAACCGATTGTTCAACAGTTCCTGGTCATGAGCGAGGCGGAACGAGCAGCCTTCAAACTCCCACCAGGTCTTGGCGGACAGAGTGAAGCTATCTACCAGCGTGTGATCAAGAAAGTATACGACCGACAACGCGGAGCGCGAATCATCCGTGAAATGTTCGAGAGACCATGCCACGTCCTTCCGATTGTGCTCTTCCGCTTGAAGCAGAAATGCGAAGAGTGGAAAGCCAGTCAG CGTGAGTGGGATAAAGTATGGCGGGAGCAAACGCAAAAGGCGTACTGGCGCAGTCTGGATCATCAAGCGATTGCCAGCAAAGCGACCGACAAGAAGCTATTCGTGGCAAAGCATATCCAGAATGAAATTCAGAGCAAATTTGAGGACGCCAGGGGGTTACGCAAGAGCGGATTCAAGGTTCCCAGACATCAGTTCGAATTTACCTTCGATGATCCGGCTGTCATTATCGACGCCACTCAGTTGCTATTACTCTTCATTGACCGGAACTCTGCTGGATTCGGAGCCGATCCCTCAAAGGTCATGGCGTTCATCAAAGACTTTGTGCCGATCTTCTATGGCATGGATCGTGATACTTTCCACATGTACATGAACGAGATCTCGAGTGATGCTCCATCTGgggaagatggtgatgacgagAGCTTGGCCGCTGAAGACGCCTCGACCTGGCGCAATCGGAGAGGCGTGAACGCAAAGAAGATGGATCTCCTTCGCGATGTCCTCGAGCGGCGCAGTGAAAAGGCCAATAGGTCGGACAAGGACCGCAATACTCCCGCTAGCCGTGATGGCACCCCGGATGCTGTTCTGGTCCCATCGACGCCTGTCCCTGAGCCTGCTGAGGCGTTTGACGTTGCAGAGCTGAAGTGGATGGAACATCCTGGGCAAGGGAACTTCAATTTGCAGCGGGAATACGCGTTGAATGAATCCTACGTGAAGAAAGTCCATCATTTGTATGCCAATCTGAACATCTACTGCTTCTTCCGCACTTTCGAGATTCTTTATTCGCGACTCTTGCGGATCAAGATGCACGAGAAGGACGCTCACGAGCATGTGCGCCGGGCGCTGATCCCCAAACCGGCCCGTGACCTCGGTCTCATCGACAAGCTTCCAACCGACTTCTTCTACGACTGCGACCCGAAGGCCAATCTATACCAACAGATTGTCCGCATGTGCgaggaggtcatcaagggcGACATGGATGCCTCGCACTTGGAGGAGACACTCCGCCGTTACTACTTGCGTAGCGGGTACCAGCTATACAATCTGGAAAAGATGTTTGCGGGAATCGCCAAGTTTGCTGGCTCCATCTTCAATGGCGACTCCAAGGATCGCAGTGccgacatcatcaatctcttctTTAAGGAGCGGGACCGGGAGGAGACGACACATAACCAGGAGATCCAGTACCGGAAGCAGGTTGAGAGGCTAGTTAAGGACGGCGATATCTATCGTATTACTTAT AACCCTCAAACTAAGAAGACCACCGTGCAACTGCTCACCCCAGAGGACGCAACCTTGGAGAACGAAGAGCTAAACCAGGAAGCGCGCTGGTCGTACTACGTCTCTGCCTACACAATGCGTGATCCTACGGAAGGTGTTCCATTTTCGCAGATGCGCATGCCCTTCCTGAAGCGGAACCTGCCGCCCAAgcttgagcaagaagaggagtaCAATCGCTACTATCGGCCTCTGGTCCACCAAGATGGTCTCATCATCCGGATCTGTGCCAACAGCTATCATATTCTGTACGAACCCGG
- the osm1 gene encoding putative fumarate reductase Osm1, translated as MATPPRVIVVGGGLSGLSAAHTVYLNGGNVLVLDKQAFFGGNSTKATSGINGALTRTQVELGIQDSVKTFYEDTLKSARDKARPELIKVLTYKSAAAVEWLQDVFNLDLTLVSRLGGHSQPRTHRGHDAKFPGMAITYALMQRLEELSEKEPERVQIIKKARVTKVNKSGDTITGVTYELNGETKTADGVVILATGGYAADFGDGSLLKQHRPDTFGLSSTNGTHATGDGQKMLMAIGANGIDMDKVQVHPTGLVDPKDPTAKFKFLAAEALRGEGGILLNSDGQRFSDELGHRDYVSGQMWKEKEKGKWPIRLVLNSKASNVLDFHTRHYSGRGLMKKMTGKELAKEIGCGEAALKKTFDEYNLIAEGKKKDPWGKRFFHNMPFDINDEFHVSLMEPVLHFTMGGIEINEHAQVLNSEKKPFNGLYACGELAGGVHGANRLGGSSLLGCVVYGRVAGDSASQYLFKKLTSGSTTAQQRLGQISLHIDPSTPGKISVEWNGAAASGAGGAQVTAAPEAVQTGGQGAPAPAAAASKPNDISNFKIPEKEYTMEEVAKHNKKDDLWIVVKGVVLDVTNWLDEHPGGANALFNFMGRDATEEFAMLHDDEVIPKYASQIVIGRVKGQTPSLEF; from the exons ATGGCAACTCCTCCCAGAGTCATCGTCGTCGGTGGTGGAT TGTCCGGTCTGAGTGCCGCCCACACCGTCTACCTGAACGGAGGCAATGTCCTCGTTCTTGACAAGCAGG CTTTCTTCGGTGGCAACTCCACCAAGGCTACTTCCGGTATCAACGGTGCCCTCACCCGCACGCAGGTCGAACTGGGCATTCAGGACAGCGTCAAAACTTTCTACGAAGATACCCTTAAATCCGCCAGAGACAAGGCTCGTCCAGAGCTGATCAAGGTCCTTACATACAAGTCAGCTGCTGCGGTCGAATGGCTGCAGGATGTTTTCAACCTCGACCTCACTCTTGTTTCTCGTCTTGG TGGTCACTCCCAGCCCCGCACACACCGTGGTCACGATGCCAAGTTCCCCGGTATGGCCATCACGTACGCTCTCATGCAGCGGTTAGAAGAGCTCAGCGAGAAGGAGCCTGAACGCGTACAAATCATCAAGAAGGCTCGTGTCACCAAGGTCAACAAGTCGGGAGACACAATCACCGGTGTCACTTACGAGCTGAACGGCGAGACCAAGACCGCAGACGGGGTTGTCATCCTCGCTACTGGTGGTTACGCTGCTGACTTTGGCGACGGCTCTCTCCTGAAACAGCACCGCCCCGACACCTTCGGCCTGTCCAGCACCAACGGCACTCACGCTACCGGTGATGGTCAGAAGATGCTGATGGCTATCGGCGCGAACGGTATTGACATGGACAAGGTTCAGGTGCACCCTACCGGTCTGGTCGACCCTAAGGATCCCACCGCTAAGTTCAAGTTCCTCGCTGCTGAAGCTCTTCGTGGTGAGGGTGGTATCCTGCTCAACTCAGACGGACAGCGCTTCTCTGACGAGCTCGGCCACCGTGATTACGTCTCCGGCCAGatgtggaaggagaaggagaagggcaagTGGCCCATCCGCCTGGTCCTCAACAGCAAGGCCTCTAATGTTCTGGACTTCCACACCCGTCACTACTCCGGCCGTggtctgatgaagaagatgaccgGCAAGGAGTTGGCCAAGGAGATCGGCTGTGGTGAGGCTGCTCTCAAGAAGACTTTCGATGAATACAACCTCATCGccgagggcaagaagaaggacccCTGGGGCAAGCGCTTCTTCCACAACATGCCCTTTGACATCAACGATGAATTCCATGTCTCCCTCATGGAGCCCGTGTTGCACTTCACCATGGGTGGTATCGAGATCAACGAGCACGCTCAGGTCCTCAactccgagaagaagccttTCAATGGTCTCTACGCTTGTGGTGAACTTGCGGGTGGTGTCCACGGTGCCAATCGTCTTGGTGGTTCTTCTCTCCTGGGCTGCGTTGTCTACGGTCGTGTTGCTGGTGATAGTGCCAGCCAGTAcctgttcaagaagctgacGTCCGgctccaccaccgcccaaCAGCGTCTAGGCCAAATCTCCCTGCACATCGATCCTTCCACTCCCGGCAAGATCTCCGTCGAGTGGAACGGTGCCGCTGCCAGCGGCGCTGGCGGTGCTCAGGTGACTGCTGCCCCTGAGGCTGTCCAGACTGGCGGTCAGggcgcccctgcccccgcTGCCGCGGCCTCGAAGCCCAATGACATTTCGAACTTCAAGATTCCCGAGAAGGAGTACACCATGGAGGAGGTTGCCAAGCACAACAAGAAGGATGACCTCTGGATCGTTGTCAAGGGTGTTGTCCTGGACGTTACCAACTGGCTTGACGAGCACCCCGGTGGTGCCAACGCCCTGTTCAACTTCATGGGTCGTGATGCTACGGAAG AATTCGCTATGCTCCATGACGATGAAGTCATCCCCAAGTACGCGTCCCAGATCGTCATCGGCCGGGTCAAGGGCCAAACCCCCAGCCTGGAATTCTAA
- a CDS encoding protein phosphatase 2A regulatory subunit CDC55, with product MVDREPGTPTWKFTQCFGDKGDVEDITEADIISTVEFDHTGNYLATGDKGGRVVLFERNETKKTCEYKFHTEFQSHEPEFDYLKSLEIEEKINKIKWCRRQNASHFLLSTNDKTIKLWKVFDKSLKVVAENNLSNELTPAGAVGGGGAPRAPRLSFKDASALKLPRMTHHDTVVAAVPRRTYANAHAYHINSISVNSDGETFISSDDLRINLWNLNIQDQSFNIVDIKPANMEELTEVITAAEFHPISCNWFMYASSKGTIKLADMRQRALCDEHSKLFEQEEDASSRSFFSEIISSISDVRFSHDGRYIVSRDYLTVKIWDVNMERQPVKTIPIHEHLRPRLCDTYENDSIFDKFEVVFSGDAENVMTGSYNNNFMIYPTDPSKETEIVLQADKSAFKAKKVGVPTPMNKNGKKNGSRAGSPAGPGSRMKKETDADQIDFNKKILHMSWHPYEDSIAIAATNNLFVFSAL from the exons ATGGTAGACCGGGAGCCAGGTACACCTACCTGGAAGTTTACACA ATGCTTTGGTGACAAAGGCGATGTGGAAGATATCACAGAAG CGGATATCATCTCGACCGTCGAGTTCGACCACACCGGTAACTATCTGGCTACGGGAGACAAGGGCGGGAGAGTAGTGCTGTTTGAGAGGAATGAGACG AAAAAAACCTGCGAGTATAAGTTTCACACCGAGTTTCAGTCGCACGAGCCGGAATTCGACTACCTAAAATCACTAGAGatcgaagagaagatcaacaagatAAAGTGGTGTAGACGACAAAACGCTTCCCATTTCCTCCTTTCAACGAATGACAAAACGATAAAACTGTGGAAGGTGTTTGACAAGTCGCTGAAGGTGGTAGCGGAGAACAACTTATCGAACGAGCTTACACCCGCGGGTGCTGTTGGTGGTGGAGGGGCGCCGCGCGCCCCCCGTTTGTCCTTTAAGGACGCATCAGCTTTGAAGCTTCCACGGATGACACATCATGATACGGTCGTTGCAGCTGTCCCTCGGAGGACATATGCAAATGCACACGCATATCACATCAACAGTATCTCTGTGAACAGTGATGGGGAGACTTTCATCAGCAGCGACGATCTTCGGATCAACCTGTGGAACCTTAACATCCAAGACCAGAGCTTCAACATTGTCGATATCAAACCTGCAAACATGGAAGAGCTGACAGAGGTCATCACCGCTGCTGAATTCCATCCCATTAGCTGCAATTGGTTTATGTACGCCAGCTCGAAAGGCACAATCAAGCTCGCCGACATGCGGCAGCGCGCGTTGTGCGATGAGCATTCAAAAC TTTTCGAACAAGAGGAAGATGCCTCGTCTCGCTCCTTTTTCTCTGAAATCATCTCATCTATCTCGGACGTCCGTTTCTCGCACGACGGCCGATACATTGTGTCAAGAGACTACCTCACAGTCAAGATCTGGGATGTCAACATGGAGAGGCAACCGGTGAAGACCATTCCGATCCACGAGCATCTACGGCCACGATTGTGTGACACGTACGAGAACGACAGCATCTTCGATAAGTTTGAGGTTGTCTTCTCGGGTGATGCGGAGAACGTTATGACTGGTAGTTATAACAATAACTTTATGATCTATCCCACGGACCCTAGCAAGGAAACGGAGATCGTACTGCAAGCAGACAAGTCCGccttcaaggccaagaaggtcgGTGTGCCGACACCTATGAAtaagaatggcaagaagaacgGGTCCAGGGCCGGTAGCCCTGCTGGTCCTGGCAGTCggatgaagaaagagaccgATGCGGATCAGATCGATTTCAACAAGAAGATTCTGCACATGAGCTGGCATCCTTATGAGGACAGCATTGCCATCGCTGCTACAAATAAC CTGTTtgtcttctccgccttgtAA